The DNA sequence CCTCCCACCCTCCTCCTCGTCTCCGGCCTGCCCGCTTCCGGCAAAACCCACCTCGGCTCACGGCTGGCGCGGGAGCTGGGGTGGCCCTTTGTGAGCAAGGACGAGTACAAGCAGGTGTTGCACAGCCACCTGCCGGAACTGACGCGCGCCCAGGCTGGGCCGCTGAGTTTCGAGCTGATGTACCACGTCGCCGGGGTGGTGCTGGCAGCGGGCGGCGACGTGGTGCTGGAGACGCACTTTTACCGGGGCGTCAGCGAACCGAAGATTGAAGGGCTGGCGCAGGCGCACGGCGCGGGCGTGGTCCAGCTCTTCTGCGAGGCTTCCCTGGACGAACTGCGACAGCGGCACGCCGCGCGGGTGGCCTCGGGTGCCCGGCCCCACATCGACCTCCCCTTCGACCACGCCGAGCTGCCGCACAACGCCTGCTGGACGCCGCTCGCGCTGGCGGCTCCGCTGCGCCGGGTGGACACGATCCAGCCCCAGGACACCGCCGACCTCGTGCACTGGATACGCCAACAGGGCTGAGGGGAAGGCTTGCCCGGAACCCTCCCCTCTTCGGCTGGCGGCTGACCGCCGGAAGCTGGCGACTTCTCTTACGCCCCGTACTTCTGCAACTTCAGCGCGTTCGCCATCAGCAGCGGCATGATCTCGGTGCCGCGCCGGAGGCCCAGGCTGCCTCTTTGCGCCTCCTCCTCGGTGTAGCGGGCGGCCAGATCCTTGCGGCCATACCGGCTCTGAATCAGCAGCGGGACCGGGTGCCAGGAATGGCTGGCGAGCTTGCTGGGTGTGGAGTGGTCGCCCACGATGCACAGCACGTCGGGGTTCAGGGCGCGCAGCCGGGGCAGCAGGGCGTCGAACAGCTCGACTTTCTTCACCTTGGCGGCAAAGTCGCCGTCCTCGCCGGTCGAGTCGGTCTTCTTGATGTGGAAGTAGAAGAAGTCGTAGTTCTCCCAGTGCTCGGTGAGTGCGGCGACCTTGCCCTCCAGCGCGTCCTCCTCGCCCTCGACCGGCAGCACCTCCATCCCGACGAGGCTGGCGAGGCCCTTGTACATCGGGTAAGACGCGATGCAGGCGGCCCGCAGCCCGTAGATGTCCGCGAAGGACGGGAAGTGCGGCACGTCGCTGTAGCCCCGGAACAGCACCCCGTTGACCTGGGGTTCTTCCGCCAGCGCGGCCTCGGCGCGGGCCACAAAGGCGTTGACCAGCTCGGCGGTGCGGGCGCTGGTGGGGTCGCTCGCCTCGGCGGTGAGGGGAGGCACGCCGGTCACCTGGGGGTCCACGTCGCTGATGTTGGCGCCCAGACCCTGCCCGGCCTCGTCCACGCCGCCCGAGCGGAAGACGACCACGAAGCGGTGCTCGGACTCGGTGTAGATCTCGACCGGGGTGCCCAGAATCTCGGGAATGGCGGCGCGCAGCTTGGCAACCACTTCCACGTTCTTCTCGTCGCTGGGGCGCCCGGCGCGGCGGTCCACGATCACCCGGCCTGCCCCCAGCGAGGCGAAGTTGCCGCGCACGGCCACGTCCCCGGCGCCCAGCCGCACGCCGATGCCCACCGCCGAGAGCGCCCCGCGCCCCACGACGTACTTCAATGGATCGTAGCCGAAGAGGCTGAGGTGCCCCGGTCCGCTGCCCGGCGTGATCCCCGCGCCCACAAGTTCGGCCAACCCCAGCTGCGACTCCTGGGCCAGCGCGTCGAGGTGGGGCGTCTGCGCGCTGGCCAGCTCGGTCTCGCCGTTGACCGTGAGGGGCAGGCCGCCCACCCCGTCGAGCACGACCATCAGGATCTTGCTGTCCGTCTTCTTGGCGAGGGGGCGGATGGTGTCGATCAGGTCGCTCATAAGCCCTACTGTACCCGCCACACCAAGCCGGGGGGGGGCCGGGGTCGGGCCGGGGGGAAGCGCAGGACCGGGCCGCCCCACACTGGAGGCGGCCCGGTCAGGCAGAGCAGGGAGCGGGTCTCAGCGCCCGTCCACCCGGCCGTCGGCGGCGTCGGCCACGACCTCGTCCATGCGGCGCACGACCTGTTCGGCCCGGACCTCGGCGCGGGCCTCGCTCATGGCGGGCCGGCGGGTGGCCAGGAACGAGCCGATCACCGCGATGGCGGCCATCACGCCCCAGAACAGCGGGGTGGGCATGTGGAAGGTGGGCACCGCCGGAAAGACCTCGTGCGCGGCTTCCAGCGTCTCGATGCCCAGCTTGACGGCGATCCAGGCGACCAGCGCGTAGGCCACGTTGTCGAAGGCGGGGTAGCGGTTGAGCAGCCGCAGGAAGACGGTCGCCGCGATCCGCATCAGGATCAAGCCGATGATGCCGCCGATCACCACGATGGTGAGGCCCTGCTCGCGCGGCATGTCCCGGGGAATCAAGGCCACGCCCGCCAGGATGGAGTCCACGCTAAAGGCCAGGTCGGTGAGGTTGAGCAGCACC is a window from the Deinococcus budaensis genome containing:
- a CDS encoding AAA family ATPase; its protein translation is MPPTLLLVSGLPASGKTHLGSRLARELGWPFVSKDEYKQVLHSHLPELTRAQAGPLSFELMYHVAGVVLAAGGDVVLETHFYRGVSEPKIEGLAQAHGAGVVQLFCEASLDELRQRHAARVASGARPHIDLPFDHAELPHNACWTPLALAAPLRRVDTIQPQDTADLVHWIRQQG
- a CDS encoding 2,3-bisphosphoglycerate-independent phosphoglycerate mutase, translating into MSDLIDTIRPLAKKTDSKILMVVLDGVGGLPLTVNGETELASAQTPHLDALAQESQLGLAELVGAGITPGSGPGHLSLFGYDPLKYVVGRGALSAVGIGVRLGAGDVAVRGNFASLGAGRVIVDRRAGRPSDEKNVEVVAKLRAAIPEILGTPVEIYTESEHRFVVVFRSGGVDEAGQGLGANISDVDPQVTGVPPLTAEASDPTSARTAELVNAFVARAEAALAEEPQVNGVLFRGYSDVPHFPSFADIYGLRAACIASYPMYKGLASLVGMEVLPVEGEEDALEGKVAALTEHWENYDFFYFHIKKTDSTGEDGDFAAKVKKVELFDALLPRLRALNPDVLCIVGDHSTPSKLASHSWHPVPLLIQSRYGRKDLAARYTEEEAQRGSLGLRRGTEIMPLLMANALKLQKYGA
- a CDS encoding TerC family protein yields the protein MFNLEMPPLNAETWAILGTLVLLEGLLSADNALVLAVMVRHLAGDLQRKALAYGIGGAVVLRILGVLLASYVLEYWWLRAFGALYLAYLAISHFLKKGHSEDEAAANAKGRGFWATVVLLNLTDLAFSVDSILAGVALIPRDMPREQGLTIVVIGGIIGLILMRIAATVFLRLLNRYPAFDNVAYALVAWIAVKLGIETLEAAHEVFPAVPTFHMPTPLFWGVMAAIAVIGSFLATRRPAMSEARAEVRAEQVVRRMDEVVADAADGRVDGR